AAATTCTTCAGCGTTCTGTGATGCCGTTTGATTCACAGGGGACACATTAGCAAGTCTTCGCGAACAAATGCGTTAACGCGGCCGAAAATCGCCGCATTGTGGGCAGACCCATGCGAGTCGTCTCACCAGAAACAACGACTGGCCGCGCGTGTCATGCCTCGCAATGAGGCAAATCGTCGGCCTGCCCCTTGCCGATGGCCACCAACGCCTGATACGCCTCGTTCAGCGTGGCGACCTTGACGTCGCGCAGACCATCCGGCACGCGGCCTGCCACATCCAAACAATTCGACGCGGGGGCCAGGAACCATGTGGCGCCATCGCGCTTGGCGCCAAGCATCTTCAGCTCTATGCCGCCGATTCTGCCGACTTTGCCGTCCTTGTCTATGGTGCCGGTGCCGGCGATGGTCTTGCCGCCGCTCTCGTTGGCGGGGGTGAGTTTGTCGATGAGACCGAGCGTGTACATCATGCCTGCGGACGGCCCGCCGATGCTGTCCACGTGCATCGTCACCTTGGCGTGTTGCAATGCACTGGCGTCAATGTCCAGTTCGTCCGCATGGGCTTTGGCATACGCCAGACCGACGGCACTGGCCGAATCCTGGGAACCGGCCATGTCTTGTTCGACTTTCTTCTGATACTGGTCCGCACTCTGGCCCACCGGTACCGTGGCCTCACGCGGCATGACCTCCACCTGCGGATTGCCCCAACCCCAGACGGCCTGCGCGTTGATGATCGGGTACCCGGGCACGCCGGACGCGTTCACCGTGGTCAGCAGCAGCTTGCCGGAATCCTTATACGTCGTCACGCCGGTACCAGTGATGTCGATAACCGCACCATCCTCAACTTTGCCCAGCACATCCTGGGTGGGTCCGGGCATCTCGATGACGTACGGGCTGGGCAGCAGCAGAATCACCACACCAAGCAACACGGCGAATGCACCGACGAAATGGCGTTTCGAACGAGCGGCCGCATAGGCCCGAGCACGGCTGATTCCACGAGATAGGCGCGAATCATGCTTCACTTCGAACGATGGCATGTGCTCATCTCCCGCTTCCGAATCCGCAGTCGGGCTCTCCTGCTCCTGGACGAGGTCTGGTTCCTGATTCCTGTGGCGTGCAAACATACCCTACAGTGTAAGCGGAGGGCCGAAATCGGCCGAAAACGAACATAAACCGAAAATAATGCTCGGCCACAAGCGAACAGGCCCGGGCAGACCCTACACTTGGGGTAACACACCGCGGCAAAGAAGGATACGCATGGACGACAACGCGATTCACGAGTGGCTGATCAAATGCTTCGGCCCCATTCAGGGTGAGATGGCCTGGCAGCAGATCAGCCAGTTGCCTGAGGAGATCCGTGAACAGCTGATGAGTCAGGACCCCAGCCGACTGCCCAATCCATCTGAAGTCCAGCAGATGATGGCCGCGTTCAGCGCCGGCGGACTCAACACGATGGGTGATATGCAGCGCACTGTCGAGGAAGGGCCGATCAACGTCAAGCTCGCCAAGTCGATTGCCTTGCAGCAGGCCAACGCCTCCGGTTCTGCATCCAGCGTGTCCGCCGTGGATGGCGAGGCGGCTCGCCGCGCGATGAGTGAGGCGAACCTGTGGCTGGATACCGCCTGCGAGTTCAATCCCGCACCCGGCGATCCGGATGTGCTGACCCGCGCCGGCTGGGTGGAGGGCACCATCGACCAGTGGGCGAAGTTCGCAGCTCCTGTGGCCGAGTCGATGAACGACGCTTTGGCTTCGGTGATTTCGGAGCGTCTTGGCGGCGCGTTCGGCGATGGCGAGATTGCCGGCATGTTCGCCGGACCGGTGCCGATTCCGATTCCCGACGGTATGAAAGACCCAGCCCAACTGATGAAGCTGCTGGGCAACACGTCCTTTGCCATGCAGTTGGGGCATGCGGCCGGCAATCTGAGCCATGAAGTGCATGGCAGCTTCGATCAGGGCATCGC
This DNA window, taken from Bifidobacterium longum subsp. longum JCM 1217, encodes the following:
- a CDS encoding S16 family serine protease, whose product is MPSFEVKHDSRLSRGISRARAYAAARSKRHFVGAFAVLLGVVILLLPSPYVIEMPGPTQDVLGKVEDGAVIDITGTGVTTYKDSGKLLLTTVNASGVPGYPIINAQAVWGWGNPQVEVMPREATVPVGQSADQYQKKVEQDMAGSQDSASAVGLAYAKAHADELDIDASALQHAKVTMHVDSIGGPSAGMMYTLGLIDKLTPANESGGKTIAGTGTIDKDGKVGRIGGIELKMLGAKRDGATWFLAPASNCLDVAGRVPDGLRDVKVATLNEAYQALVAIGKGQADDLPHCEA